One genomic segment of Rhodothermales bacterium includes these proteins:
- the miaA gene encoding tRNA (adenosine(37)-N6)-dimethylallyltransferase MiaA, which produces MSKSAPVIPALIGPTAVGKTELSIGLAERMDGEIVSADSRQIYRQLSIGTAKPDHKHLQRVPHHFIDELDISEPFSAGRFAQAATERIDQILKRGKIPIVVGGSTLYIEALLHGLAEIPPTTTATRTALMDRLDREGEDILFQELQAVDPDSAAMMDATKTQRVVRALEVYIDTGQPLSSYHEEKTVSRHRFAPRVLTRPRVELYDRINRRVDEMLDRGLVEENRSLQPYVNERTPNPLRTIGYREPLAYLRGEIGFEEMVRLIKRNSRRYAKRQLTWFRRHGEYVWFDISQGNAMDDISAETLQ; this is translated from the coding sequence ATGTCAAAATCTGCACCAGTCATACCTGCCCTCATCGGGCCTACGGCCGTCGGGAAAACAGAGCTCAGCATAGGTCTTGCAGAGCGAATGGACGGAGAGATTGTCTCGGCCGACAGTCGGCAAATTTATAGGCAACTATCTATAGGAACGGCGAAGCCTGACCATAAACACCTCCAGCGGGTCCCTCATCATTTCATCGACGAGTTGGATATCTCAGAGCCATTCTCTGCGGGTCGCTTCGCACAGGCCGCTACTGAGCGGATAGATCAGATACTGAAGCGCGGCAAAATCCCCATCGTCGTAGGTGGTTCGACACTTTACATCGAAGCGCTGCTGCATGGCCTAGCTGAGATCCCACCTACGACGACTGCCACAAGGACGGCCTTGATGGATCGACTCGATCGTGAAGGTGAGGACATCCTTTTTCAAGAACTGCAGGCGGTCGACCCGGACAGCGCGGCCATGATGGACGCGACGAAAACGCAGCGGGTCGTTCGCGCACTAGAGGTCTACATCGATACGGGGCAGCCGCTCTCTTCGTATCACGAAGAGAAGACGGTATCCCGGCACCGCTTTGCCCCGCGCGTTCTAACGCGCCCCCGGGTGGAACTCTACGACCGGATTAATCGGCGCGTGGATGAGATGCTCGATCGCGGGTTGGTCGAAGAGAATCGCAGCCTGCAACCGTATGTAAACGAGCGGACGCCAAACCCCCTGAGAACGATCGGCTACCGGGAGCCCCTCGCCTATCTCCGAGGCGAGATCGGATTCGAGGAGATGGTGCGGCTCATCAAGCGCAACTCTCGGAGGTATGCGAAGCGACAACTGACGTGGTTCCGTCGCCACGGCGAGTATGTGTGGTTCGATATTTCGCAGGGGAATGCAATGGATGATATTAGTGCTGAGACATTGCAATAA
- a CDS encoding NAD(P)/FAD-dependent oxidoreductase: MTSESTDYDVIIIGAGHNALISAAYLAQTGHKVAVFERRDIAGGAVSTKEIVPGYQFDLGGSAHILIRLTPIVEELKLNNYGLEYIDIDPLFYAPFLDEDGVFFYRDADRTAHHLEEKFPGEGEAYRRFVSDWLPFARTVRDVFLAVPGPLQLGHKMIASPSGNMAWQQQLSMILQPYGSVVDQYFKEEKIKAPLTWMAAQSGPPPTEPMTAPFLLWHPLYHEGGMARPRGGSGMLTQALQRHIEAHGGDVFLSSPVEEILFSGRTAKGVRVHGEAYTSKAVLSGTHILETIERLMPESLRPQPKHEYRVGNGFGAVLRLALSEPIRYSSHPGDDARVAMQLICRDRQHIQNAYADYLKGYPATDPPIVSMSFSAVDDSLAPPGGEVLWLWAQYFPYELADGQSWDTIGDRVADDILTSFEKYAPGTRDKVVGQLFQHPLWLERELGLFRGNVMHLEMGLDQMFMMRPSVEMSGYRSHLDGLYLTGASTHPGGGIMGASGRNAARVIMQDLQPTLY, encoded by the coding sequence ATGACTAGCGAGTCGACGGATTACGATGTCATCATCATTGGGGCAGGTCATAATGCGCTGATTTCAGCAGCCTATTTGGCACAAACCGGCCACAAGGTGGCCGTCTTCGAACGCAGGGATATCGCAGGAGGAGCTGTTTCTACTAAAGAGATTGTTCCTGGTTACCAGTTTGATCTAGGAGGCAGTGCCCACATCCTCATCAGGCTTACGCCTATCGTTGAAGAATTAAAACTTAATAATTACGGGCTAGAATATATCGATATAGACCCATTGTTTTATGCTCCTTTTTTAGATGAAGACGGCGTCTTCTTCTACAGGGATGCGGATCGCACGGCACATCATCTTGAGGAGAAATTTCCAGGGGAAGGTGAGGCTTATCGGCGCTTCGTCAGCGATTGGCTACCCTTTGCCCGCACCGTGCGGGATGTGTTTTTGGCAGTTCCTGGCCCCTTACAATTAGGGCATAAAATGATAGCTAGCCCGAGCGGAAACATGGCTTGGCAGCAGCAACTGAGCATGATCCTGCAGCCCTACGGGAGCGTCGTCGACCAATACTTCAAAGAAGAGAAAATCAAAGCACCCTTGACGTGGATGGCAGCGCAGTCCGGGCCGCCGCCCACGGAGCCTATGACCGCACCATTCCTGCTGTGGCATCCGCTGTACCACGAAGGTGGCATGGCGCGGCCCCGCGGCGGATCGGGGATGCTGACACAAGCGCTCCAACGCCACATTGAGGCACACGGGGGCGACGTATTCCTCTCATCACCGGTGGAAGAGATCCTGTTCAGTGGGCGAACGGCCAAGGGGGTTCGAGTACACGGCGAAGCGTACACCTCTAAGGCCGTCCTGTCCGGAACGCACATTCTGGAGACTATCGAGCGACTCATGCCGGAGTCGCTCCGCCCTCAGCCGAAGCACGAGTACCGTGTAGGTAATGGGTTTGGTGCGGTATTGCGCCTGGCGCTCTCGGAGCCCATCAGATATTCGTCGCATCCAGGCGACGACGCCCGCGTTGCGATGCAGTTGATCTGCAGGGACCGACAACATATCCAGAACGCATACGCGGATTACTTAAAGGGGTATCCCGCCACCGACCCGCCTATCGTCAGCATGAGTTTCAGTGCTGTTGACGACTCCTTGGCTCCGCCGGGCGGCGAAGTGCTCTGGCTGTGGGCTCAGTACTTCCCGTACGAACTGGCAGACGGACAGTCTTGGGACACAATCGGGGATCGCGTAGCCGATGACATCTTGACTTCGTTCGAGAAGTACGCCCCAGGCACGCGAGACAAAGTCGTCGGGCAGCTCTTCCAGCACCCGCTCTGGCTGGAACGTGAGCTCGGTCTCTTCCGGGGAAACGTGATGCACTTAGAGATGGGGCTCGACCAGATGTTCATGATGCGACCCAGCGTGGAAATGAGTGGATATCGTAGCCATTTAGACGGCCTCTACCTGACCGGCGCGAGCACGCATCCCGGCGGGGGAATTATGGGCGCCTCAGGTCGTAACGCCGCTCGTGTCATCATGCAGGACTTGCAGCCGACGCTGTATTGA
- a CDS encoding tyrosine-type recombinase/integrase — translation MTDHAITSLVASGGDIAPHDPALDADLLPVYLLRFDREQTRRAYRNDLLQLFDAEFVTLRMARAITFVHLNAFLQHLQESGLRPSTLQRKVSAIRGFYSWLEALGLVDANPANKQLVRRIDRNAKSNTTITVLTQEQATRLIEATAENGQAAVRDRTLLLVMIHCALRRSEASAMDVRHVHTTGPYWVLDLPRTKGGSDEYVKIPAHVVEAIEDMRAHYGIESGPLWRSLSRNDSRGNRLSPDGIYGVVRRTASRAGLDATVGAHTLRHTGCTLAIEAGATLQQVQTHARHKRLETTMGYIHQRDKLRDSAADYIKLS, via the coding sequence ATGACAGACCACGCCATCACGAGCCTCGTCGCCTCCGGCGGTGACATCGCCCCGCACGACCCCGCACTCGACGCTGACCTGCTGCCGGTCTACCTGCTTCGTTTCGATCGCGAGCAGACGCGGCGCGCATACCGCAACGACCTGTTGCAGTTGTTCGATGCAGAGTTTGTCACCCTGCGAATGGCACGGGCTATAACGTTCGTTCACCTCAACGCCTTCCTCCAGCATTTGCAAGAGTCGGGCTTGCGACCGAGTACACTCCAGAGAAAGGTATCAGCGATCAGGGGTTTTTATAGTTGGCTTGAAGCACTCGGACTCGTAGACGCCAATCCGGCGAACAAGCAACTCGTGCGCCGGATCGATAGAAATGCGAAGTCAAATACAACCATCACGGTTCTGACACAAGAGCAAGCCACTCGCCTCATCGAAGCCACGGCAGAGAACGGACAAGCTGCCGTTCGAGATAGGACGCTACTCCTCGTCATGATACACTGCGCGCTGCGCCGCTCGGAAGCCTCCGCGATGGATGTGCGCCACGTGCACACGACAGGCCCGTACTGGGTGCTCGACCTGCCGAGGACCAAAGGCGGATCGGATGAATACGTAAAAATTCCAGCTCACGTCGTCGAGGCCATTGAGGACATGCGAGCGCATTACGGTATCGAATCGGGACCGCTGTGGCGGTCGTTGAGCCGAAACGACAGCCGAGGAAACCGCCTCTCCCCCGATGGTATTTATGGCGTCGTACGCCGGACGGCAAGCCGCGCCGGCCTCGATGCGACCGTCGGGGCCCACACACTTCGACATACGGGCTGCACCCTGGCTATCGAGGCGGGCGCCACGCTGCAACAGGTGCAGACGCACGCACGCCATAAGCGACTCGAAACGACGATGGGTTACATCCACCAGCGCGACAAGCTGCGCGACAGCGCTGCCGACTACATTAAACTCTCTTGA
- a CDS encoding DUF2254 domain-containing protein has translation MYLRFLELLRRVRASYWFIPSLMAVAAFTLSIILVSIDIRLGRGWIDDIPWLYANEPEGARAMLSTIAGSVISVAGVTFSITIAALSLASSQYGPRLIAGFMRDRGNQFVLGTYTSTFLYCLLILRTIRGSESASFVPHLAIIVGLVLAILSVGVLIYFIHHVSQTIRVSYVIHQVSQTLNHRIDSLQSSAAQPAYAVDGGKWRDLPEDFSDRAVTIRSRRAGYVQVVNDARLVALAAKHDLLIRVQSRPGDFVVDDGELLRVLGRAADDAHVAKQLVGTFLLGMRRTDSQDVISLVQQLVEVAARAISPGINDPFTAITCIDWLTAAFSRLAAEDVPSAYRYDDGGTLRLVFQPATFEEFMDAAFDPLREYGRGMVEIVVRLLQSIESVGQRVTIPQNRDTLSRHAHAIYTDALHHLTHESDLTRVETQFRITMATVWGNTDDDSASLQRVPNLPQDFAG, from the coding sequence GTGTATCTACGCTTTCTCGAACTCCTCCGCCGCGTCCGTGCGAGCTACTGGTTCATTCCGTCGCTGATGGCCGTAGCAGCTTTCACGCTCTCCATCATTCTGGTCAGCATCGACATCCGACTCGGACGGGGTTGGATCGACGACATCCCCTGGCTTTACGCGAACGAGCCTGAAGGGGCCCGCGCGATGCTGTCTACGATCGCGGGCTCGGTGATCTCCGTCGCCGGCGTGACGTTCTCCATTACGATCGCGGCGCTCAGCCTCGCGTCCTCGCAATACGGACCCCGGCTCATCGCGGGGTTCATGCGGGACCGCGGCAATCAGTTCGTGCTCGGCACGTACACCTCGACCTTTCTATACTGCCTGCTCATCCTGCGGACTATCCGCGGTTCGGAGTCGGCTTCGTTTGTCCCGCACCTCGCGATTATCGTCGGACTCGTCCTCGCGATCCTTTCGGTCGGCGTGCTGATCTACTTCATTCACCACGTGTCGCAGACGATCCGCGTCTCGTACGTCATCCATCAGGTGAGCCAGACGCTCAACCACCGGATTGACTCGCTGCAATCGTCGGCCGCGCAGCCCGCTTATGCCGTGGACGGCGGCAAATGGCGGGATCTCCCTGAGGATTTCAGCGACCGCGCCGTGACGATCCGCTCGCGACGGGCCGGGTACGTCCAGGTGGTCAACGACGCCCGCCTTGTAGCACTCGCGGCAAAGCACGACCTGCTCATCCGCGTCCAGTCGCGGCCGGGGGATTTCGTCGTTGACGATGGCGAACTCCTCCGCGTGCTCGGCCGTGCGGCTGACGACGCCCACGTCGCTAAGCAGCTCGTCGGCACCTTCTTGCTTGGCATGCGGAGGACGGATTCGCAAGACGTCATCTCGCTGGTCCAGCAACTCGTCGAAGTGGCTGCGCGCGCGATATCGCCCGGCATCAACGACCCGTTTACGGCGATCACCTGCATCGATTGGCTGACGGCCGCGTTTAGCCGACTGGCTGCGGAGGATGTGCCCTCAGCGTATCGTTACGATGATGGCGGCACGTTGCGACTCGTGTTCCAACCCGCGACGTTCGAGGAGTTTATGGATGCGGCGTTCGACCCACTGCGCGAATACGGTCGCGGGATGGTAGAAATCGTCGTCCGCCTGCTACAGAGCATCGAGTCGGTCGGCCAGCGCGTGACGATCCCACAGAATCGCGACACGCTGAGCCGCCACGCGCACGCGATCTATACTGACGCACTCCATCACCTCACGCACGAGAGCGACCTGACTCGAGTCGAAACCCAGTTCCGTATCACGATGGCCACCGTTTGGGGGAATACCGACGACGACAGCGCCTCGCTGCAACGCGTCCCGAACCTCCCCCAAGACTTCGCAGGCTGA
- a CDS encoding PfkB family carbohydrate kinase → MLPASNHPNPSAASRSFRPIAVGALYPSVERGLAADLAAARSLGGVAYPVCTLLLMAGHGTTTDATDVPEDTVRAQLEHLAATVRPSALKIGVLSSHGSADAVLTFAEAFDGPVLLDLQLSGRHGETVLTSRGIDVVMDRLAVPDLVVISRSDAEPLSGGEIASLDDAQVAAQRLVRQGARAVVIKCGPLPARFFETEQGLPSSDPEAPFNADLYFDGESFALFEAPHLTDGPCEAASSAFAIAALRGMTDGKTTEEALQEAKRFVTEGIRNGTKEGETVFFNFDWSRQETH, encoded by the coding sequence ATGCTTCCTGCCTCGAACCACCCGAACCCCTCCGCTGCTTCTCGGTCGTTCCGCCCGATTGCTGTTGGCGCGCTCTATCCCAGTGTCGAGCGCGGACTGGCCGCCGACCTCGCTGCCGCCCGCTCGCTCGGCGGCGTGGCGTACCCTGTCTGCACCCTCCTCCTCATGGCTGGCCACGGCACGACGACTGATGCCACGGATGTCCCCGAAGACACGGTCCGCGCTCAACTCGAGCACCTCGCCGCGACGGTCCGGCCAAGCGCGCTGAAGATCGGTGTGCTGTCGTCCCACGGCTCGGCCGATGCGGTGTTGACCTTCGCAGAAGCATTCGACGGGCCTGTGCTCCTCGACCTCCAACTCAGCGGGCGGCACGGCGAGACCGTGCTCACGAGCCGCGGTATCGACGTCGTGATGGATCGCCTCGCGGTGCCGGACCTTGTGGTCATCAGCCGGTCGGACGCCGAGCCGTTGAGCGGCGGGGAGATTGCGTCACTCGACGACGCTCAGGTCGCCGCGCAACGGCTGGTCCGTCAGGGCGCACGGGCCGTCGTCATAAAATGCGGCCCCCTCCCTGCCCGGTTCTTCGAGACGGAACAGGGTCTCCCCTCTTCCGATCCCGAGGCGCCATTCAACGCCGACCTCTATTTTGACGGGGAGTCGTTCGCACTCTTCGAAGCGCCGCACCTCACCGACGGGCCGTGCGAGGCGGCTTCCAGCGCGTTCGCAATTGCGGCGCTCCGGGGGATGACGGACGGCAAGACGACGGAAGAAGCGCTCCAGGAAGCTAAACGGTTCGTAACGGAGGGCATACGGAACGGCACGAAAGAAGGAGAGACCGTTTTCTTTAATTTCGACTGGTCCAGGCAAGAGACTCATTAA
- a CDS encoding LacI family DNA-binding transcriptional regulator: MKRTIYDVASEAGVAISTVSRVLNGSSEVSEATREKVEAAIEKLKFRPQRTARTLAQQQTHSLAVAMPSFTSLFFVEVLKGIKDELRMHDIDLLLCNLGSTAPYHTLGRFLQRGAVDALMVISLPVDDELESELSKLHAPIVLVGSRRDAFDSYFWDEVAGSERALAHLTAQGHERIGFIAAHPWDHNVESRVHGYRRGLEAAGLPFDPDLVVTGDTTKHAGFSEEAGSEAIHKLMELADPPTAICASSDVQAFGAWAALRDMGKRVPQDVALIGYDNLKLSRFLGLSTVDQKMYDVGHRATKRLLHRMEATTEERISESIEPELIVRSSSAPELS, from the coding sequence ATGAAGCGAACGATCTACGACGTAGCCAGCGAAGCCGGCGTGGCGATCTCCACGGTCTCCCGTGTGCTCAACGGGTCGAGCGAGGTGTCGGAGGCGACCCGAGAGAAGGTGGAAGCGGCCATCGAAAAGCTGAAGTTCCGGCCGCAGCGGACCGCCCGAACCCTCGCGCAGCAGCAGACGCACTCGCTCGCCGTCGCGATGCCTTCGTTCACGTCGCTGTTCTTCGTCGAGGTGCTGAAGGGGATCAAGGATGAGCTACGGATGCACGACATCGACCTCCTCCTCTGCAATCTTGGCTCGACCGCACCGTACCACACCCTCGGGCGCTTCCTCCAACGCGGCGCCGTCGATGCCCTCATGGTGATCTCGCTGCCCGTCGACGACGAGCTCGAAAGCGAGCTCTCGAAGCTCCACGCGCCGATCGTGCTCGTCGGCTCCCGCCGCGATGCGTTCGACTCCTATTTCTGGGACGAGGTGGCGGGCTCGGAGCGTGCCCTCGCGCATCTCACCGCGCAGGGGCACGAGCGCATTGGGTTCATCGCCGCGCACCCGTGGGATCACAACGTCGAGAGCCGGGTCCACGGGTACCGGCGCGGGCTCGAAGCAGCCGGGCTCCCCTTCGACCCCGACCTCGTCGTGACCGGTGACACCACCAAGCACGCGGGGTTCAGTGAGGAGGCAGGCTCCGAAGCGATTCACAAGCTGATGGAGCTTGCCGACCCGCCCACCGCGATCTGCGCCTCGTCGGACGTGCAGGCGTTTGGCGCGTGGGCGGCCCTCCGAGACATGGGGAAACGGGTCCCGCAGGACGTTGCCCTCATCGGGTACGACAACCTCAAGCTCAGCCGCTTCCTCGGGCTCTCCACCGTCGATCAGAAGATGTACGATGTTGGGCACCGCGCTACGAAACGGCTTCTCCACCGCATGGAGGCGACCACGGAGGAGCGGATTTCGGAATCGATCGAGCCCGAGTTGATCGTCCGTAGCAGCAGCGCGCCCGAGCTGTCGTAA
- a CDS encoding phosphoribosylaminoimidazolesuccinocarboxamide synthase: MMPSRSIDSLDTLLRNQLDHCLVETELGTLGKRYRGKVRDTYRTGDGRLVLVTTDRISAFDHILPRPIPFKGQVLNQLAAHFFRATHDIVPNHVLSVPDPNVTVALACEPIPIEFVVRGYLAGHAWRVYRDGGRTLCGVTLPDGLRQNSRFTRPILTPATKAAEGHDEDISREAIIERGLMDATVFDRIASFALRLFKRGSELAAERGLILVDTKYEFGFDAQGDVVLIDEVHTPDSSRYFYAEGYEERLARDEPQRQLSKEFVREWLMEQGFQGKDGQTMPDLPDDFRVLAAKRYIELFETVTGEPFEPDSHSDPESRIREALAGVVPGV; the protein is encoded by the coding sequence ATGATGCCGTCCCGCTCCATTGATTCGCTCGACACGCTCCTCCGAAACCAGCTCGATCACTGCCTCGTCGAGACCGAACTCGGCACGCTCGGCAAGCGCTATCGGGGCAAAGTCCGCGACACGTACCGCACCGGAGACGGCCGGCTCGTGCTCGTCACAACGGACCGGATCTCGGCCTTCGACCACATCCTGCCGCGCCCGATCCCGTTCAAAGGGCAGGTGCTGAACCAGCTCGCCGCGCACTTCTTCCGCGCCACGCACGACATCGTCCCGAACCACGTGCTTTCGGTGCCGGATCCGAACGTGACCGTGGCCCTCGCCTGCGAGCCGATCCCGATCGAGTTCGTCGTGCGCGGCTACCTCGCCGGTCACGCCTGGCGGGTCTACCGCGATGGCGGCCGAACGCTGTGCGGCGTCACGCTGCCCGACGGGCTCCGACAGAACAGCCGCTTCACCCGACCGATCCTCACGCCAGCCACCAAAGCGGCCGAAGGCCACGACGAGGACATCTCCCGCGAAGCGATTATTGAGCGCGGACTGATGGATGCCACTGTTTTCGACCGGATCGCGTCCTTCGCGCTGCGGCTCTTCAAACGGGGAAGCGAACTCGCGGCCGAACGCGGCCTCATCCTCGTCGACACGAAGTACGAGTTCGGGTTCGATGCGCAGGGTGATGTCGTGCTGATCGACGAGGTGCACACGCCCGATTCGTCTCGCTATTTCTACGCGGAGGGTTACGAGGAGCGCCTCGCCCGAGACGAGCCGCAGCGCCAGCTCTCGAAGGAATTCGTGCGCGAGTGGCTGATGGAGCAGGGATTCCAGGGCAAGGACGGCCAGACCATGCCCGACCTTCCCGACGACTTCCGCGTGCTCGCCGCCAAGCGATACATCGAGCTCTTTGAGACCGTGACGGGAGAGCCGTTCGAGCCCGATTCGCACTCCGATCCCGAGTCGCGGATTCGGGAGGCGCTCGCCGGTGTCGTACCCGGCGTGTGA
- a CDS encoding antitoxin Xre/MbcA/ParS toxin-binding domain-containing protein gives MHGTSIGLEARSTDDLIERLKRGLPPSAFERLREHLDLASDALAHLTGVSTRTLARRKKQDAPLAPDTSERLLRIARLYEIATDVLMGEAEARRWLKAPNTALGGQSPLDYADTEPGAREVEDLLGRLAHGVFV, from the coding sequence ATGCACGGAACCTCCATCGGCCTCGAGGCCCGCTCGACCGACGACCTCATCGAGCGGCTGAAGCGCGGGCTCCCGCCGAGTGCCTTCGAGCGGCTCCGCGAGCACCTCGACCTCGCCTCCGACGCCCTCGCCCACCTCACCGGCGTCTCGACGCGGACGCTCGCCCGCCGTAAGAAACAGGATGCGCCGCTCGCGCCCGACACGAGCGAGCGCTTGCTCCGGATCGCTCGGCTCTACGAGATCGCCACTGACGTGCTGATGGGCGAGGCCGAGGCCCGGCGATGGCTGAAGGCCCCGAACACTGCGCTCGGCGGCCAGAGCCCGCTCGATTACGCCGACACCGAGCCCGGCGCACGGGAGGTGGAAGACCTGCTCGGTCGCCTCGCGCACGGCGTTTTCGTGTAA
- a CDS encoding RES family NAD+ phosphorylase: MPDPITAWRITQARYADDRAAGGGAFSGEGARRYGGRWNSRGTAVAYTAGSRSLALLEILVHAESTRLLGHYVLIPVTFDVRFVETLSEDRLPEGWQAHPAPSSTQEIGDAWARGERSAILRVPSVILPAEPNFLLNPAHPDFAELTIGQPERLDVDRRFLDAAG, encoded by the coding sequence ATGCCGGACCCAATTACGGCATGGCGCATCACGCAGGCCCGCTACGCCGATGACCGCGCAGCCGGTGGCGGGGCGTTCAGTGGCGAAGGCGCGCGGCGCTACGGCGGGCGGTGGAACAGCCGGGGTACGGCAGTGGCGTACACGGCAGGGTCGCGTTCCCTCGCCCTGCTCGAAATCCTCGTCCACGCGGAATCGACGCGGCTGCTCGGCCACTACGTCCTCATCCCCGTCACGTTCGACGTGCGATTCGTCGAGACACTCAGCGAGGACCGGCTGCCGGAGGGTTGGCAGGCGCACCCGGCCCCATCCTCCACCCAGGAAATCGGCGATGCGTGGGCACGCGGGGAGCGCTCAGCCATACTGCGCGTGCCGAGCGTGATCCTGCCCGCCGAGCCGAACTTCCTGCTCAACCCCGCGCATCCCGACTTCGCCGAGCTGACGATCGGTCAGCCCGAACGACTCGACGTAGACCGCCGCTTCCTCGACGCAGCGGGGTAA